The proteins below are encoded in one region of Triticum aestivum cultivar Chinese Spring chromosome 1B, IWGSC CS RefSeq v2.1, whole genome shotgun sequence:
- the LOC123101807 gene encoding uncharacterized protein produces MATALRHAARRFGTRAAAEAEAEAEAIIERSPLYTSTRIVDSTTGRDLTPNQRKDAIFRLAQIHAQKEDLYNTIAAWQADYTAKGNVVTRKNNLLLKQLSQHVKPRPDDPRWRSSQRAVYFNDFLKFTGAVLIGKMAGDAFSQYKAKQDHDGHKGSS; encoded by the exons ATGGCCACGGCGCTTCGCCACGCGGCGAGGAGGTTCGGAAccagagcggcggcggaggcggaggcggaggcggaggctatCATTGAGCGTAGTCCGCTGTACACTAGCACACGGATCGTCGATTCCACCACAGGCCGT GACCTCACGCCCAATCAGAGGAAAGATGCCATCTTCCGCTTGGCTCAAATCCATGCTCAGAAAGAGGACCTCTACAACACAATCGCTGCCTGGCAAGCTGACTACACTGCTAAGGGCAATGTAGTGACCCGGAAAAACAACCTTTTGCTCAAACAACTCTCTCAGCATGTCAAACCTAGACCCGATGACCCCCGCTG GCGCTCAAGTCAGCGGGCAGTATACTTTAATGATTTCCTCAAATTCACGGGGGCAGTTTTGATCGGCAAAATGGCAGGGGATGCCTTTAGTCAGTACAAGGCAAAACAAGATCATGATGGCCACAAGGGATCAAGCTAG